In Natrinema sp. SYSU A 869, the following proteins share a genomic window:
- a CDS encoding LamG-like jellyroll fold domain-containing protein, producing the protein MTENNKQSDSTDRWSCPALQSDSTDSIGHVARRDWLQIIGRIAASASVGGALTGSVTASHAGSKVGDWPLDEGSGDSTVESVAGHQKHVAYKGDRDPLWIDGKDWHGLLFDGYTTWAAWEPDELAPEFGRELSELTIDTWVAPRSHGSESNYIDPIVEKRDRSVQQGFTFGVDNYGHWTFQVGLGDSWEEIWVESGDLIDVYEWNHLTAVFDGNAGSLRLYKNGTLVAESSIPTGTIDPADVALKLGRNSRMDYVGEGSDVWKQNMLNGAISRLETYDIALSGSEIQNKHDNEVGDLPATGYQELTVNPRQYDGDNLRPEYHAIAPTHWMNEPHGPLYFDGKYHLFYQHNPKGSYWRQIHWGHWVSDDMVHWNPVEEALRPEEGIDPAGCWSGDTAVDTDGYPKLLYTAGLTEGTDDQAIAEATSTFPKDDDVALTDWNKQGS; encoded by the coding sequence GTGACAGAGAACAACAAGCAGTCCGATAGTACCGACAGGTGGTCGTGCCCGGCGTTGCAGTCCGATAGTACCGACAGCATCGGCCACGTCGCTCGACGCGATTGGTTGCAGATCATCGGTAGAATCGCCGCTTCGGCTAGCGTTGGCGGCGCGCTCACCGGGTCCGTAACGGCGTCGCACGCCGGATCCAAGGTCGGTGACTGGCCTCTTGACGAGGGAAGTGGTGATTCCACCGTCGAAAGTGTCGCAGGACACCAAAAGCACGTCGCCTATAAGGGCGACCGAGATCCGCTGTGGATTGACGGGAAAGACTGGCACGGCCTGCTGTTCGACGGCTACACCACGTGGGCGGCCTGGGAACCCGACGAACTCGCGCCGGAGTTCGGTCGGGAACTCTCGGAGCTAACGATCGACACCTGGGTCGCTCCGCGTTCTCACGGCTCCGAGTCGAACTACATCGACCCGATCGTCGAGAAGCGCGACCGGAGCGTCCAGCAGGGGTTCACATTCGGCGTCGACAACTACGGCCACTGGACGTTCCAGGTGGGTCTCGGCGACAGTTGGGAGGAGATATGGGTCGAGAGCGGCGACCTGATCGACGTCTACGAGTGGAACCACCTTACAGCCGTCTTCGACGGAAACGCGGGGTCGTTGCGCCTCTACAAGAACGGGACCCTCGTCGCCGAGAGCTCGATTCCAACTGGGACGATCGACCCCGCCGACGTCGCCCTCAAGCTCGGGAGGAACTCCCGGATGGACTACGTCGGAGAGGGGAGCGACGTCTGGAAGCAGAACATGCTCAACGGTGCCATCAGCCGGCTGGAAACCTACGACATTGCGCTCTCCGGATCCGAGATCCAGAACAAGCACGACAACGAAGTCGGCGACCTCCCCGCGACCGGCTACCAGGAGTTGACGGTTAATCCACGGCAGTACGACGGCGACAACCTCCGACCGGAGTACCACGCGATCGCGCCGACACATTGGATGAACGAACCCCACGGTCCGCTGTACTTCGACGGAAAGTACCACCTGTTCTACCAGCACAACCCGAAGGGATCCTACTGGCGGCAGATCCACTGGGGCCACTGGGTCAGCGACGACATGGTCCACTGGAACCCCGTCGAGGAGGCGCTCCGACCGGAGGAAGGAATCGATCCGGCGGGTTGCTGGTCGGGCGACACCGCCGTCGACACCGACGGCTATCCGAAGCTCCTCTACACTGCGGGCCTCACGGAAGGAACGGACGACCAAGCCATCGCCGAGGCGACGTCGACGTTCCCTAAGGACGACGACGTAGCGCTCACCGACTGGAACAAACAGGGGTCGTGA
- a CDS encoding IS5 family transposase has protein sequence MTQISRFIGAVVPIAQNVTGDGDESAAPKGGGGFTDYALVSLHCLRIYLDTSYRMTIDLLKEMPQITGEIGLDTADLPAPSTLCKAFDRIEMSVCRVLLCQSAQLHDLSEHAAIDATFYERDRASRHYCQRTNYRVQTLKVTKLVDTATQAVLDLHCSTTLEGSDADLCEQIARRNAGDLRSLAADKGYDKQQLRERLRELDIRPLIKHRIFAPYDHAHNARIDEDRYAQRSMAETVNSAVKRSLGYAVRARSWYREFREISLMCVVYNIKRAVKQ, from the coding sequence ATGACCCAAATCTCCCGCTTCATTGGGGCAGTTGTGCCGATTGCTCAAAACGTTACTGGCGATGGAGACGAATCCGCCGCCCCGAAAGGTGGCGGCGGATTCACCGACTATGCCCTCGTTTCCCTGCATTGTCTGCGGATTTACCTCGATACGTCCTATCGAATGACGATCGATCTGCTGAAGGAAATGCCGCAAATAACAGGGGAGATCGGCCTTGATACGGCCGATCTCCCCGCACCATCTACGCTGTGTAAGGCGTTTGATCGGATCGAGATGAGCGTTTGTCGAGTGTTGCTGTGCCAGTCGGCGCAGCTACACGACCTCTCTGAGCACGCTGCGATCGACGCTACGTTCTATGAACGAGATCGTGCAAGCCGTCACTACTGTCAACGAACGAATTATCGCGTTCAGACGCTCAAAGTAACCAAACTCGTCGATACAGCAACGCAAGCTGTGCTTGATCTTCACTGCTCGACGACGTTAGAAGGCAGCGACGCAGATCTCTGTGAGCAGATCGCCCGCCGGAACGCGGGCGATCTGCGGTCTCTAGCCGCTGATAAGGGCTATGACAAGCAACAACTCCGCGAACGACTCCGTGAACTCGACATTCGCCCGCTGATCAAACACCGGATCTTCGCTCCGTACGATCACGCACACAACGCCCGCATTGATGAAGATCGGTACGCTCAGCGGTCAATGGCCGAAACCGTCAACTCAGCCGTCAAGCGCTCGCTCGGCTACGCCGTGCGAGCGCGTAGCTGGTATCGAGAGTTCCGTGAAATTTCTCTGATGTGTGTCGTCTACAACATCAAACGTGCCGTCAAACAGTGA
- a CDS encoding RNA-guided endonuclease TnpB family protein has translation MTDAQALVKTLDFQLNIQSDNESLLYDATLEARSVYNETIRLAKQGVDWDTIPDRVADDADLVKNTTQRVVAKALGAMENYYEYDDFGLPGHTKDGAYPLRANYEEGYNLSLTDDGNVAFRISAKPYKHVKGVLEGSDAHLDILKTALTSDEWKIGTAEALFHDDTAELHVNVTNSEQTVRNKQDSQTVVGVDVNEDNVALTALSEDGVEDTLVIDFPEIKFERHRYFTMRKRVQNAGKDSIHDTLEGREERFVRDRLHKVSRHIVEWSQQFEKPCIVFEDLKEMRDSIDYGTRMNRRLHHLPFRALQFYTSYKASFEGIPTAWINPEYTSQRCPMCGHTERANRNKKRFKCRSCSHQDHSDRGASVNIAVKGVKKLNWNVPALNSLPVVRKVRRQASGAVDAPTVTHPTARGYQADGRMGVSD, from the coding sequence ATGACCGACGCACAGGCTCTCGTCAAGACGCTGGACTTCCAACTTAACATCCAGAGTGACAACGAGAGTCTGCTGTACGACGCCACCCTTGAAGCACGCTCGGTGTACAACGAAACCATCCGCCTCGCCAAGCAAGGCGTGGACTGGGACACCATTCCCGACCGCGTGGCTGACGACGCCGACCTCGTGAAGAATACGACTCAGCGCGTCGTCGCCAAGGCTCTCGGCGCAATGGAAAACTACTACGAGTACGACGACTTCGGACTCCCGGGTCACACCAAGGACGGCGCGTACCCGCTTCGAGCGAACTACGAGGAGGGGTACAACCTGTCGCTCACCGATGACGGTAACGTGGCGTTCCGCATCAGCGCGAAGCCGTACAAGCACGTCAAAGGTGTTCTCGAAGGGAGTGACGCTCACCTCGACATTCTCAAGACTGCGCTCACGAGTGATGAGTGGAAGATTGGGACTGCTGAAGCCCTGTTCCACGACGACACCGCTGAGTTGCACGTCAACGTCACCAACTCCGAGCAGACTGTTCGGAACAAGCAGGACTCACAAACGGTCGTTGGTGTGGACGTGAACGAGGACAACGTGGCCCTCACCGCGCTCTCAGAGGATGGCGTCGAAGACACGCTCGTTATAGACTTCCCCGAAATCAAGTTCGAGCGCCACCGCTACTTCACGATGCGAAAGCGCGTCCAGAACGCGGGGAAGGACAGCATACACGACACGCTGGAAGGGCGTGAGGAACGGTTTGTCCGTGACCGTCTCCACAAGGTGTCTCGACACATCGTGGAGTGGAGTCAGCAGTTCGAGAAGCCGTGCATAGTCTTTGAAGACCTCAAAGAGATGCGCGACAGTATCGACTACGGTACGCGGATGAACCGACGCTTGCACCACCTCCCGTTCCGTGCCCTCCAGTTCTATACGTCGTACAAGGCATCGTTCGAGGGAATCCCGACCGCTTGGATTAACCCCGAGTACACCAGCCAGCGGTGTCCGATGTGCGGACATACGGAACGAGCGAACCGGAACAAGAAGCGGTTCAAGTGTCGGTCGTGTTCTCATCAAGACCACAGCGACCGTGGTGCAAGCGTCAACATCGCCGTGAAAGGTGTGAAGAAACTCAATTGGAATGTACCTGCTCTCAACAGTCTTCCCGTTGTTCGGAAGGTGCGACGGCAGGCATCGGGGGCCGTGGACGCCCCGACCGTGACCCACCCGACCGCCCGAGGCTATCAGGCCGATGGTCGGATGGGAGTGTCCGACTAA
- a CDS encoding helix-turn-helix domain-containing protein: MLIVEYRTDVPLLKTAFEHAPEMNVYPEEGYIDERTHYIFWAEGGDFNAFEKGLDADPTVTNSKILTELETRQLYRVTSAEQGGRSETLQVWRDLNLVLLDGEGTHDGWMHRMRFPDREALTQYRRFFQEQGWPFRLQTIYRESEAQNDVDALLTDKQKEALVAAYEFGHFDIPQTASQTDVAAEVGISSQALSERLQRGIRTLIEVTDIAP, from the coding sequence ATGCTTATCGTGGAGTATCGGACAGATGTCCCTCTTCTGAAAACTGCTTTCGAACACGCCCCAGAGATGAATGTATATCCTGAAGAAGGGTATATTGACGAGAGGACTCACTATATCTTCTGGGCTGAGGGCGGAGATTTCAACGCTTTCGAGAAGGGCCTCGATGCTGACCCGACGGTCACAAATTCGAAAATCTTGACCGAGCTGGAAACGCGTCAGCTGTACCGGGTCACATCTGCTGAACAGGGAGGAAGATCAGAGACACTCCAAGTTTGGCGTGACCTTAACCTTGTGCTGCTTGATGGAGAAGGAACTCATGACGGTTGGATGCATCGGATGCGGTTTCCTGACCGGGAGGCACTTACCCAATATCGCAGGTTTTTTCAAGAGCAGGGATGGCCTTTCCGCCTTCAAACGATTTATCGTGAGTCTGAAGCCCAGAATGATGTTGATGCATTGTTAACGGACAAACAGAAAGAGGCCCTTGTCGCTGCTTATGAGTTCGGGCATTTCGATATCCCGCAGACTGCATCGCAAACTGATGTTGCAGCAGAGGTAGGTATCTCTTCTCAGGCACTCTCTGAACGGCTCCAGCGAGGGATACGAACCTTGATTGAGGTGACAGATATCGCCCCATAG
- a CDS encoding peptide-methionine (S)-S-oxide reductase, giving the protein MMLTPTVITEFDKQVPEDTETATFGLGCFWGPDAIFGALDGVVRTRVGYAGGTKPDPSYEVLGDHTEVIQFEYDPEQLSFDELLERAFTEHNPYQQSGKRQYQNILFTETAEQYEQLLSYLDENEFSRETINTRLEELDQFHVAEDYHQKFNLRGKRWITDVFAEADYDDGAIRESPAAAKLNAHVAGHDVSIPFVKSTYEPRSE; this is encoded by the coding sequence ATAATGCTCACACCGACAGTCATCACAGAGTTCGATAAGCAGGTACCAGAAGATACAGAGACGGCGACGTTCGGGCTCGGCTGTTTCTGGGGCCCTGATGCAATTTTCGGCGCGTTGGACGGCGTCGTGCGAACGCGGGTCGGGTACGCTGGTGGGACGAAACCTGACCCGTCATATGAGGTCCTCGGGGATCACACAGAAGTCATACAGTTCGAGTACGACCCTGAGCAACTCTCGTTCGATGAGTTGCTCGAGCGAGCGTTCACCGAACACAACCCCTACCAGCAGTCCGGGAAACGCCAGTACCAGAATATACTCTTCACTGAGACGGCTGAACAATATGAACAGTTGCTATCGTATCTAGACGAGAATGAGTTCAGTCGAGAGACGATCAACACGCGTCTCGAAGAACTCGACCAATTTCACGTAGCTGAAGACTACCATCAGAAGTTCAACCTTCGAGGAAAGCGGTGGATCACCGATGTGTTCGCCGAGGCAGACTACGATGACGGAGCGATCAGAGAGTCCCCAGCAGCGGCGAAACTGAACGCCCACGTCGCAGGCCACGATGTGAGTATTCCTTTTGTTAAATCGACGTACGAGCCACGGTCAGAGTAG
- a CDS encoding GH32 C-terminal domain-containing protein has translation MENEFRDPHVWQENGEWYCLVGSGLQNGAGGTVLAFHSTDCVNWNYEGRALQLDSPDDYPHLGDNWELPVLLPIGTDGDGNEKHTLCISPQGGDTEVWYWVGTWDTATFEFVRDHQDPLLIDEGDFHFTGPSGFVDPQTGRSILFTIAQDHREEQLWHDSGWAHNAGTPMELSLRDDGRLGVAPIQEMERIRSEKLLEMNDAGPALVNDALENLTADTVELQLEIESNGATEYGFYSHYSPGGEEKTLVHYDESTGEIKTDRNQTSQDPTLMEAEQDKSSLTTQGPVDIGSDNLRLRVFVDKSLIECYVNSLKSVTTRAYPSRDDSTELRLYRDGDITVRSIEIWEMEDIQNGRPSSEQYRPGFHFERETGWMNDPNGLVYHDGTYHLFYQASESRRRWDHATSMDLVNWTEQGTKISNTDSIQAYSGGAVVDANDTAGFGENAIVAMYTGHHDGGEEDQRLAYSTDGGDTFTKYSGNPVLDEDAMNWRDPNPFWYEPTGNWRMVVARVEGNGSDRPAGIEIYESDDLKNWTYLSTYESGGVAWECPDLFELPISNTDESRWVMTVSVDADHVEHHIGYFDGTTFAAENEVYADSGWDFYAAQSWANEPATDSRLGLAWTSHWDYASDTPEDGWKGAQSFPRRITLRDTGSEIVPIQRPDGAVESNRKGVLEELSDEPLSPTHDPLAGTNVKGEMVELLATIDPGTADTVAFELREGTSQKTRVTYDVGAEELFVDRGDAGAFFGDTDKDVASQPVALRDDGTLRVRVFVDRSIISTFANDGKKTMTNRIYPDETSVHATMTATGGTATVESLTAWDYSEGLVDGATYRIENRNSGKVLEVRDGGTGDGNAVQQWEWWGGDNQKWIAHEVNDGVFRFESHNSGKVLEVRDGGTGDGDDIQQWEWWNGDNQRWTVDRTPDGHYRIRNANSGRVLDIEDASSSDGARCVQWEWWDGDNQKWNFERLE, from the coding sequence ATGGAAAACGAGTTTCGCGACCCCCACGTCTGGCAGGAGAACGGTGAGTGGTACTGTCTCGTCGGCTCGGGTCTCCAGAACGGCGCCGGGGGTACTGTGCTTGCGTTTCACTCCACGGATTGTGTCAACTGGAACTACGAGGGACGGGCGCTCCAGCTGGACAGTCCCGACGACTACCCGCACCTCGGCGATAACTGGGAACTGCCGGTTTTGCTGCCGATCGGCACGGACGGCGACGGCAACGAGAAGCACACCCTCTGCATCAGTCCCCAGGGCGGCGACACGGAGGTGTGGTACTGGGTCGGAACTTGGGACACCGCTACCTTCGAGTTCGTCCGCGATCACCAAGACCCGCTGCTCATCGATGAGGGCGACTTCCACTTCACCGGGCCCAGTGGCTTCGTCGATCCGCAGACGGGCCGCTCGATCCTGTTCACGATTGCGCAGGATCACCGCGAGGAACAGCTCTGGCACGACTCCGGGTGGGCGCACAACGCCGGGACGCCGATGGAGCTGTCACTGCGCGATGATGGCCGCCTCGGCGTCGCCCCGATTCAGGAGATGGAGCGCATCCGCTCGGAGAAGCTCCTGGAGATGAACGACGCCGGTCCGGCGCTTGTCAACGACGCACTGGAGAACCTCACCGCTGACACCGTCGAACTGCAGCTGGAGATCGAGTCGAACGGCGCGACGGAGTACGGGTTCTACTCGCACTACTCGCCCGGCGGCGAGGAGAAGACGCTCGTCCACTACGACGAATCGACCGGCGAGATCAAGACCGATCGGAACCAGACCAGTCAGGACCCGACGCTAATGGAAGCGGAGCAGGACAAGAGCAGCCTCACGACGCAGGGGCCGGTCGACATCGGCAGCGACAACCTGCGCCTGCGGGTGTTCGTCGACAAGTCGCTGATCGAGTGTTACGTCAACTCGCTCAAGAGCGTTACCACGCGCGCGTACCCCTCGCGCGACGACTCGACGGAGCTACGTCTGTACCGCGACGGCGACATCACGGTCCGATCGATCGAGATCTGGGAGATGGAGGACATCCAGAACGGACGGCCCAGTTCGGAACAGTACCGACCCGGGTTCCACTTCGAACGCGAGACCGGCTGGATGAACGATCCGAACGGCCTGGTGTATCACGACGGCACGTATCACCTGTTCTACCAAGCCAGCGAGTCCCGTCGACGGTGGGATCACGCCACTAGCATGGATCTGGTCAACTGGACCGAGCAGGGAACCAAGATTTCGAACACGGACAGCATTCAGGCCTACTCCGGCGGCGCGGTGGTCGACGCGAACGACACGGCCGGGTTCGGCGAGAACGCGATCGTGGCCATGTACACGGGGCACCACGACGGCGGAGAAGAGGACCAGCGCCTCGCTTACAGCACCGACGGCGGCGACACGTTCACCAAGTACAGCGGAAATCCGGTACTCGACGAGGACGCGATGAACTGGCGCGACCCGAACCCGTTCTGGTACGAGCCGACTGGCAACTGGCGGATGGTCGTTGCGCGCGTCGAAGGGAACGGCTCCGACCGGCCGGCGGGGATCGAGATCTACGAGTCCGACGACCTGAAGAACTGGACGTACCTGAGCACCTACGAGTCCGGCGGCGTCGCCTGGGAGTGTCCCGACCTGTTCGAACTCCCGATCAGTAACACCGACGAAAGCCGGTGGGTGATGACTGTCTCCGTCGACGCCGACCACGTCGAACACCACATCGGCTACTTCGACGGCACGACGTTCGCCGCCGAGAACGAGGTGTACGCGGACTCCGGGTGGGACTTCTACGCCGCCCAGAGCTGGGCCAACGAACCGGCGACGGACTCTCGTCTGGGACTGGCGTGGACGAGCCACTGGGATTACGCGTCCGATACGCCGGAGGACGGCTGGAAAGGCGCCCAGTCGTTCCCCCGGCGGATCACTCTCCGGGACACCGGGAGCGAGATCGTGCCAATCCAGCGCCCCGACGGGGCAGTCGAGTCGAACCGCAAAGGCGTGCTCGAGGAGCTGAGCGACGAACCCCTTTCGCCTACCCACGACCCGTTGGCGGGCACCAACGTGAAAGGTGAGATGGTTGAGCTGCTCGCGACGATCGATCCGGGCACTGCTGACACTGTGGCCTTCGAGCTTCGCGAGGGCACCAGTCAGAAGACGCGCGTCACCTACGACGTCGGCGCGGAGGAACTGTTCGTCGATCGAGGCGACGCAGGCGCCTTCTTCGGCGACACCGACAAGGACGTCGCGAGTCAACCGGTGGCGTTGCGCGATGACGGGACTCTCAGGGTGCGCGTGTTCGTCGACCGGAGTATCATCTCCACGTTCGCCAACGACGGCAAGAAGACGATGACGAATCGGATCTATCCGGACGAGACAAGCGTCCACGCGACGATGACCGCAACCGGCGGTACGGCGACCGTCGAAAGCCTCACCGCTTGGGACTACTCCGAAGGACTTGTCGACGGCGCGACCTACCGCATCGAGAACCGCAACAGCGGGAAAGTCCTCGAGGTGCGGGACGGGGGGACCGGGGACGGCAACGCTGTCCAGCAGTGGGAGTGGTGGGGCGGCGACAATCAGAAATGGATCGCTCACGAAGTCAATGACGGCGTCTTCCGGTTCGAAAGCCACAACAGCGGGAAAGTCCTCGAGGTACGGGACGGAGGCACTGGAGACGGCGACGACATCCAGCAGTGGGAGTGGTGGAACGGCGATAACCAGCGGTGGACCGTCGACAGAACTCCTGACGGCCACTACCGCATTCGGAACGCCAACAGCGGCAGAGTGCTAGACATTGAGGACGCTTCATCCAGCGACGGCGCCCGCTGCGTGCAGTGGGAGTGGTGGGACGGCGACAACCAGAAGTGGAACTTCGAGCGACTCGAGTGA
- a CDS encoding PfkB family carbohydrate kinase — protein MLDLLRRAREANCSVYFDPNWRPELWDDDDTVVLEDAIKMADVLKATPDELKQLGYRQKLLDRRCEVVCRDGPHTVFLTRGDKGAMAYATADAPWGDGVVEHEESMSTWSTRQEQATRSSPQRSPRLHEGLAIWTEPSDLRTRLL, from the coding sequence GTGCTCGATCTACTACGGCGCGCACGAGAGGCGAACTGTTCCGTGTACTTCGATCCGAACTGGCGTCCGGAACTGTGGGATGACGATGATACGGTCGTCCTCGAAGACGCGATCAAGATGGCCGACGTGCTCAAGGCGACGCCCGATGAACTGAAACAACTCGGATACAGACAGAAGTTGCTCGATCGACGGTGCGAAGTAGTCTGCCGGGACGGACCACACACTGTCTTTCTCACGCGCGGCGATAAGGGTGCCATGGCGTACGCGACAGCCGACGCGCCGTGGGGCGACGGCGTCGTCGAACACGAAGAGTCAATGTCGACGTGGTCGACACGACAGGAGCAGGCGACGCGTTCGTCTCCGCAACGGTCGCCGCGCTTGCACGAAGGACTAGCGATCTGGACCGAACCGTCAGATTTGCGAACGCGTCTGCTGTGA
- a CDS encoding class I SAM-dependent methyltransferase, producing the protein MPSRKAEKANTNRTESKPPTPGHPVVDAFSERFDLTEHRRYLARDLKGVILELGAGRGAMVPYLQTAVKREPALHLHAIEPDPNRRRQAKRTATTHDLDIHLRSGRAECLPYADDMFDVVIASAVFCTVQDPSQALKEVHRVVKPDGEFRFLEHVRSDGLRGYVQDAVTPLWKRVDNGCHLNRRTDDWIAAGPFALDEIETLSIGVSPSRPFVRGTATPVSHTETDSRIDRRECVSSAMLTSSSDDRAQESC; encoded by the coding sequence ATGCCGAGCAGAAAAGCTGAAAAAGCCAACACGAACCGGACGGAATCGAAACCGCCAACTCCCGGTCATCCGGTCGTCGACGCGTTCTCTGAGCGCTTTGACCTTACTGAGCATCGGCGGTATCTCGCACGCGATCTCAAGGGGGTGATACTGGAGCTCGGCGCGGGGAGAGGTGCAATGGTTCCATACCTGCAAACAGCAGTCAAGCGTGAACCAGCACTCCATCTGCATGCAATTGAACCGGATCCCAACAGACGGAGGCAGGCAAAGCGAACAGCCACCACCCATGATCTGGACATACATCTGCGATCAGGACGGGCTGAATGTCTTCCCTATGCGGACGATATGTTTGACGTGGTCATCGCCTCCGCGGTGTTCTGTACGGTACAGGACCCTTCTCAGGCCCTCAAGGAAGTCCACCGCGTCGTGAAGCCGGATGGCGAATTCCGGTTTCTCGAACACGTTCGGTCGGACGGTCTGCGTGGCTACGTTCAGGACGCGGTGACACCACTCTGGAAACGGGTCGACAACGGCTGCCATCTCAACCGTCGAACGGACGACTGGATTGCAGCAGGTCCCTTCGCTCTTGACGAGATCGAAACACTGAGTATCGGTGTTAGCCCGTCCAGACCCTTCGTGCGCGGAACTGCCACGCCAGTGAGTCATACCGAGACTGACAGCCGAATCGATAGGAGGGAGTGTGTCTCTTCGGCCATGTTGACATCCTCGAGTGATGATAGAGCTCAGGAGTCGTGCTGA
- a CDS encoding DUF2080 family transposase-associated protein, with translation MANRFEIDGEEVLDGEVKPFGNSAHVTVPKRWRGADVKVVRTSEPTEQDEE, from the coding sequence ATGGCGAACCGCTTTGAAATCGACGGCGAGGAAGTTCTCGACGGCGAGGTCAAGCCGTTCGGGAATAGCGCCCACGTCACTGTCCCAAAACGCTGGCGTGGCGCGGATGTGAAAGTCGTCCGCACCTCAGAACCCACCGAACAGGACGAAGAATGA
- a CDS encoding helix-turn-helix domain-containing protein: MNGEAIHYINLLDDGTGVGLYQLRGDFEQGTEVLEADPDVLACEKSEASEGLVYLHFRANALMTDLLSIFRRYEIVVDWPMEYTDEGGLRVTMLGEDKKIREAIAEIPDGIQITLEGIGEYHPDMHQLASLLTDRQQELLELAVDEGYYEMPRRATLRDLADQVNISAGTVGEHLRKIETKVIMELV, from the coding sequence GTGAATGGTGAGGCAATTCACTACATCAACCTCTTGGATGACGGAACTGGTGTCGGACTGTACCAACTCCGTGGTGACTTCGAACAGGGCACGGAAGTACTGGAGGCGGACCCAGATGTGCTGGCTTGCGAAAAGTCTGAGGCATCGGAAGGGCTTGTTTACCTCCATTTTCGAGCAAATGCCCTCATGACCGACCTCCTCAGTATATTCCGACGGTATGAGATCGTTGTGGACTGGCCGATGGAATACACCGATGAGGGTGGGCTTCGGGTAACCATGCTTGGAGAGGACAAGAAGATCCGAGAGGCAATCGCAGAAATCCCCGACGGAATTCAGATTACGCTCGAAGGGATCGGCGAGTATCACCCAGATATGCACCAACTCGCGTCACTGCTGACGGATCGCCAGCAAGAGCTGTTGGAACTAGCGGTCGATGAGGGCTATTACGAGATGCCGCGGCGTGCGACCCTCCGCGACCTTGCGGATCAAGTGAATATCTCTGCGGGAACGGTTGGTGAGCACCTGCGAAAAATCGAAACGAAGGTCATCATGGAACTCGTTTGA